In a single window of the Rhineura floridana isolate rRhiFlo1 chromosome 3, rRhiFlo1.hap2, whole genome shotgun sequence genome:
- the LOC133380837 gene encoding zinc finger protein 665-like isoform X2: MAQAKSAQIQQDLQDPDEGSLYREVMQESYNTIFMASPLQLQASELLAHLERGQKTWTPDFQSSCRDADEGLVKQALKKWPQTATLWNSYRSPTSVPSSDSSSSDYESTSEKEEEGNTKRVPGPRVTKPRASLLGKWGDGDVKEEADQNDEDLVGNGKGQREINAGVRENVCFECGKSFSRRSTLNRHLKIHSGERSHKCSTCGKCFLEKSNLVKHTQIHKKKSNLRRESYECPECGEGFFTKASLTEHRKMHTSETTYPCPGCGKSYMAERYLVRHMMMVHSGMTLCKCTACGKGFMKQKDLIRHQMTIHTKDNFFQCPDCGKSYREKSSLIKHQKLHTRELSCKCPECKKSFRDNKSLANHWRMHEKENPHKYFNDKMHLVNRPSLTTYKESDAEEYVHTCPDCGKCFKDKRCFANHQRVHTREQQYKQTSEGDIFKEKALLSKNQIIQVDLKPNTCFDCGKPLCTNSALTVQPKTEMEENLYKCPDCEKIFRDRQCFANHQRKEHQEVFEADQWETHLKGGPYRCSSCGKIYTTHYNLRRHQQIHPECRTQKSSNRGKSFAYSWSFTEHQKAHVKEEYHPHKCSYCGKVFRVKSVLYRHLQIHIKGKPYKCTTCGKAFAYRYTLAHHQEVHELEQPYPHKCSFCGKAFRTPTSLRRHLQLHMGEKRYKCSTCGKAFAYRYALTHHQEIHLEGQLHKCSFCWKTFQTNYSLSRHKRIHMETRSYQCSVCQKVFGTKYSLLRHEDMHVNGRSDNLTIGGKDLVDGPSMAKGQASAIEDNSNNWPDKSTFSRHWEDHEEEKSSECVASLACTKHQSTLLEENSAKGLECEKTFRDDLVPLKDPASHANEDVNKWCENSVYSRHRRVEVEKNPPEACRSMDSSDLTAQAHYIKGLDGDTIFRDGSVLAKDQTSHAEGNFNQWADSLTNSGCQEAPIEENPPESSENGGSFMGSLLLAEDQSTHLEENPIKGLDGKKSVEDSSTHSSHPGVVMGKKRHGCSNCGKCCRDENSLIRHERTHTPERSYQCQTCEKSFSKSKKLARHQLTHTDRRPYPCPECGKCFKAKASIDKHLKTHKGEKPYCCSYCGKRVTTSSILHSHLRIHTGERPYKCTECDKGYTTKSSLKKHLETHLRMNSTEPGPADQPDQVL; this comes from the exons ATGGCCCAAGCAAAGTCAGCTCAG ATCCAGCAGGATCTCCAGGACCCTGACGAAGGAAGCCTCTACAGAGAAGTCATGCAAGAGAGCTACAACACCATCTTCATGG CCTCTCCTCTTCAGCTCCAAGCATCTGAACTTCTTGCCCATCTGGAACGAGGGCAAAAGACCTGGACCCCAGATTTCCAGAGCTCTTGCAGGGATGCTGATGAAGGGCTGGTAAAACAAGCGCTGAAAAAATGGCCGCAGACAGCAACCTTGTGGAATTCCTACCGGAGCCCCACAAGCGTGCCTAGTTCAGATTCATCTAGTTCAG ATTATGAATCAACAAGtgagaaagaagaggaaggaaataCTAAGCGAGTTCCAGGTCCCAGAGTCACAAAGCCACGTGCATCTCTGTTGGGGAAATGGGGTGATGGTGACGTAAAGGAAGAAGCTGACCAAAATGATGAAGACCTTGTTGGTAATGGAAAGGGCCAGCGAGAAATCAATGCAGGAGTGAGAGAGAATGTATGCTttgagtgtgggaaaagctttagTAGGAGATCAACCCTCAATAGACATCTAAAAATCCACAGTGGTGAGAGATCTCATAAATGTTCTACCTGTGGCAAGTGTTTCCTCGAGAAATCAAACCTCGTTAAACATACACAGATACATAAGAAAAAGTCTAATTTGAGAAGGGAATCCTATGAATGTCCTGAGTGTGGGGAAGGCTTCTTTACGAAAGCGTCTCTTACTGAGCATCGGAAAATGCACACCAGTGAAACAACGTATCCATGCCCTGGCTGTGGAAAAAGCTATATGGCAGAGAGATACCTTGTTAGGCATATGATGATGGTCCACTCAGGCATGACTCTTTGTAAATGCACTGCCTGTGGAAAAGGGTTTATGAAACAGAAAGATCTCATTAGGCATCAAATGACAATCCACACAAAGGACAATTTCTTTCAGTGTCCTGACTGCGGGAAAAGTTACAGGGAGAAATCATCTCTAATCAAACATCAGAAACTCCACACGAGGGAACTTTCTTGCAAATGCCCAGAATGCAAGAAAAGTTTTAGAGACAACAAAAGTCTTGCCAATCATTGGAGAATGCACGAAAAAGAGAACCCTCATAAATACTTTAATGATAAAATGCACCTTGTGAACAGGCCATCCCTCACTACATATAaggaaagtgatgcagaagaaTATGTCCATACATGTCCTGATTGTGGGAAATGTTTCAAGGATAAGAGATGTTTTGCTAATCATCAGAGAGTCCACACAAGAGAGCAACAATATAAACAGACAAGCGAGGGGGACATCTTCAAAGAAAAAGCACTGCTCTCTAAAAATCAGATAATCCAAGTAGATTTGAAGCCCAATACATGCTTTGACTGTGGAAAACCCCTATGTACTAATTCAGCGCTGACTGTACAGCCAAAGACTGAAATGGAAGAAAATCTCTATAAGTGCCCTGATTGTGAGAAAATCTTCAGGGACCGCCAATGTTTTGCTAATCATCAGAGAAAAGAACATCAGGAAGTCTTTGAGGCTGACCAGTGGGAAACGCACCTGAAAGGAGGACCCTATAGATGCTCAAGCTGTGGGAAAATCTACACAACCCACTATAATCTTAGGAGACATCAACAAATCCACCCAGAATGCAGAACCCAAAAAAGTTCAAATCGTGGGAAAAGTTTTGCCTACAGTTGGTCCTTCACTGAGCATCAGAAAGCCCATGTCAAAGAAGAATACCATCCGCACAAATGCTCTTATTGTGGGAAAGTGTTCAGAGTGAAAAGTGTCCTCTATAGACACCTGCAAATCCACATAAAAGGCAAGCCCTACAAATGTACCACTTGTGGGAAGGCCTTTGCATACAGATATACTCTTGCTCATCATCAGGAAGTCCACGAGTTAGAACAACCCTACCCACATAAATGCTCTTTCTGTGGAAAGGCATTCAGAACTCCAACATCCCTCCGCAGACATCTGCAACTACACATGGGAGAAAAACGCTATAAATGCAGCACCTGTGGGAAAGCCTTTGCCTACAGATATGCCCTCACTCATCATCAGGAAATACACCTTGAAGGACAGCTCCATAAATGCTCTTTCTGTTGGAAAACCTTCCAAACCAATTATTCTCTCAGTAGACACAAGCGCATCCACATGGAAACGAGATCCTATCAGTGCTCAGTCTGTCAGAAAGTCTTTGGAACAAAATATTCCCTCCTTAGGCATGAGGACATGCATGTAAATGGCAGATCAGATAATTTGACTATTGGTGGGAAAGATCTTGTTGATGGCCCAAGCATGGCTAAAGGTCAGGCTAGTGCTATAGAAGACAATTCTAATAACTGGCCTGACAAGTCAACCTTCTCTAGGCATTGGGAAGACCATGAGGAAGAGAAAAGCTCCGAGTGTGTGGCCAGCCTTGCTTGTACTAAACACCAGAGCACCCTCTTAGAAGAAAATTCTGCTAAAGGGTTGGAATGTGAGAAAACATTCAGGGACGACTTGGTGCCTCTCAAAGATCCAGCTAGTCATGCAAATGAAGATGTTAATAAATGGTGTGAAAATTCAGTCTACTCAAGACATCGGAGAGTTGAAGTTGAAAAAAATCCCCCTGAGGCCTGTAGAAGTATGGACAGCTCAGACCTCACTGCACAGGCTCATTATATTAAAGGGTTAGATGGTGACACAATCTTCAGGGATGGCTCTGTGCTTGCTAAAGATCAAACTAGCCATGCAGAAGGAAATTTCAACCAATGGGCTGACAGTTTAACCAATTCTGGATGTCAAGAAGCCCCTATAGAAGAAAATCCTCCAGAGAGTTCTGAGAATGGGGGATCATTCATGGGTAGCTTACTACTTGCTGAAGATCAGAGCACCCACTTAGAAGAAAATCCCATTAAAGGGTTAGATGGTAAGAAATCTGTCGAGGACAGCTCAACCCACTCTAGTCATCCGGGAGTAGTCATGGGCAAAAAAAGGCATGGATGCTCTAACTGTGGGAAATGCTGCAGAGATGAAAATTCCCTCATTAGACATGAGAGAACCCACACCCCAGAGAGATCATATCAGTGCCAAACCTGTGAGAAAAGCTTCAGCAAATCCAAAAAGCTTGCAAGGCATCAGTTAACTCATACAGACCGTAGGCCTTATCCATGTCCTGAATGTGGGAAATGCTTCAAGGCAAAAGCATCCATTGATAAACATCTGAAGACCCACAAAGGAGAGAAGCCTTATTGCTGTTCTTACTGTGGCAAGAGAGTCACAACAAGCTCAATTCTTCATTCTCACCTGAGGATTCACACAGGAGAGAGACCGTATAAATGTACAGAATGCGATAAAGGTTATACGACAAAGTCATCCCTCAAAAAACATTTGGAGACCCATTTAAGAATGAATTCCACTGAGCCTGGCCCTGCAGATCAGCCAGATCAGGTTTTGTAG
- the LOC133380837 gene encoding zinc finger protein 665-like isoform X1, whose protein sequence is MAQAKSAQIQQDLQDPDEGSLYREVMQESYNTIFMASPLQLQASELLAHLERGQKTWTPDFQSSCRDADEGLVKQALKKWPQTATLWNSYRSPTSVPSSDSSSSADYESTSEKEEEGNTKRVPGPRVTKPRASLLGKWGDGDVKEEADQNDEDLVGNGKGQREINAGVRENVCFECGKSFSRRSTLNRHLKIHSGERSHKCSTCGKCFLEKSNLVKHTQIHKKKSNLRRESYECPECGEGFFTKASLTEHRKMHTSETTYPCPGCGKSYMAERYLVRHMMMVHSGMTLCKCTACGKGFMKQKDLIRHQMTIHTKDNFFQCPDCGKSYREKSSLIKHQKLHTRELSCKCPECKKSFRDNKSLANHWRMHEKENPHKYFNDKMHLVNRPSLTTYKESDAEEYVHTCPDCGKCFKDKRCFANHQRVHTREQQYKQTSEGDIFKEKALLSKNQIIQVDLKPNTCFDCGKPLCTNSALTVQPKTEMEENLYKCPDCEKIFRDRQCFANHQRKEHQEVFEADQWETHLKGGPYRCSSCGKIYTTHYNLRRHQQIHPECRTQKSSNRGKSFAYSWSFTEHQKAHVKEEYHPHKCSYCGKVFRVKSVLYRHLQIHIKGKPYKCTTCGKAFAYRYTLAHHQEVHELEQPYPHKCSFCGKAFRTPTSLRRHLQLHMGEKRYKCSTCGKAFAYRYALTHHQEIHLEGQLHKCSFCWKTFQTNYSLSRHKRIHMETRSYQCSVCQKVFGTKYSLLRHEDMHVNGRSDNLTIGGKDLVDGPSMAKGQASAIEDNSNNWPDKSTFSRHWEDHEEEKSSECVASLACTKHQSTLLEENSAKGLECEKTFRDDLVPLKDPASHANEDVNKWCENSVYSRHRRVEVEKNPPEACRSMDSSDLTAQAHYIKGLDGDTIFRDGSVLAKDQTSHAEGNFNQWADSLTNSGCQEAPIEENPPESSENGGSFMGSLLLAEDQSTHLEENPIKGLDGKKSVEDSSTHSSHPGVVMGKKRHGCSNCGKCCRDENSLIRHERTHTPERSYQCQTCEKSFSKSKKLARHQLTHTDRRPYPCPECGKCFKAKASIDKHLKTHKGEKPYCCSYCGKRVTTSSILHSHLRIHTGERPYKCTECDKGYTTKSSLKKHLETHLRMNSTEPGPADQPDQVL, encoded by the exons ATGGCCCAAGCAAAGTCAGCTCAG ATCCAGCAGGATCTCCAGGACCCTGACGAAGGAAGCCTCTACAGAGAAGTCATGCAAGAGAGCTACAACACCATCTTCATGG CCTCTCCTCTTCAGCTCCAAGCATCTGAACTTCTTGCCCATCTGGAACGAGGGCAAAAGACCTGGACCCCAGATTTCCAGAGCTCTTGCAGGGATGCTGATGAAGGGCTGGTAAAACAAGCGCTGAAAAAATGGCCGCAGACAGCAACCTTGTGGAATTCCTACCGGAGCCCCACAAGCGTGCCTAGTTCAGATTCATCTAGTTCAG CAGATTATGAATCAACAAGtgagaaagaagaggaaggaaataCTAAGCGAGTTCCAGGTCCCAGAGTCACAAAGCCACGTGCATCTCTGTTGGGGAAATGGGGTGATGGTGACGTAAAGGAAGAAGCTGACCAAAATGATGAAGACCTTGTTGGTAATGGAAAGGGCCAGCGAGAAATCAATGCAGGAGTGAGAGAGAATGTATGCTttgagtgtgggaaaagctttagTAGGAGATCAACCCTCAATAGACATCTAAAAATCCACAGTGGTGAGAGATCTCATAAATGTTCTACCTGTGGCAAGTGTTTCCTCGAGAAATCAAACCTCGTTAAACATACACAGATACATAAGAAAAAGTCTAATTTGAGAAGGGAATCCTATGAATGTCCTGAGTGTGGGGAAGGCTTCTTTACGAAAGCGTCTCTTACTGAGCATCGGAAAATGCACACCAGTGAAACAACGTATCCATGCCCTGGCTGTGGAAAAAGCTATATGGCAGAGAGATACCTTGTTAGGCATATGATGATGGTCCACTCAGGCATGACTCTTTGTAAATGCACTGCCTGTGGAAAAGGGTTTATGAAACAGAAAGATCTCATTAGGCATCAAATGACAATCCACACAAAGGACAATTTCTTTCAGTGTCCTGACTGCGGGAAAAGTTACAGGGAGAAATCATCTCTAATCAAACATCAGAAACTCCACACGAGGGAACTTTCTTGCAAATGCCCAGAATGCAAGAAAAGTTTTAGAGACAACAAAAGTCTTGCCAATCATTGGAGAATGCACGAAAAAGAGAACCCTCATAAATACTTTAATGATAAAATGCACCTTGTGAACAGGCCATCCCTCACTACATATAaggaaagtgatgcagaagaaTATGTCCATACATGTCCTGATTGTGGGAAATGTTTCAAGGATAAGAGATGTTTTGCTAATCATCAGAGAGTCCACACAAGAGAGCAACAATATAAACAGACAAGCGAGGGGGACATCTTCAAAGAAAAAGCACTGCTCTCTAAAAATCAGATAATCCAAGTAGATTTGAAGCCCAATACATGCTTTGACTGTGGAAAACCCCTATGTACTAATTCAGCGCTGACTGTACAGCCAAAGACTGAAATGGAAGAAAATCTCTATAAGTGCCCTGATTGTGAGAAAATCTTCAGGGACCGCCAATGTTTTGCTAATCATCAGAGAAAAGAACATCAGGAAGTCTTTGAGGCTGACCAGTGGGAAACGCACCTGAAAGGAGGACCCTATAGATGCTCAAGCTGTGGGAAAATCTACACAACCCACTATAATCTTAGGAGACATCAACAAATCCACCCAGAATGCAGAACCCAAAAAAGTTCAAATCGTGGGAAAAGTTTTGCCTACAGTTGGTCCTTCACTGAGCATCAGAAAGCCCATGTCAAAGAAGAATACCATCCGCACAAATGCTCTTATTGTGGGAAAGTGTTCAGAGTGAAAAGTGTCCTCTATAGACACCTGCAAATCCACATAAAAGGCAAGCCCTACAAATGTACCACTTGTGGGAAGGCCTTTGCATACAGATATACTCTTGCTCATCATCAGGAAGTCCACGAGTTAGAACAACCCTACCCACATAAATGCTCTTTCTGTGGAAAGGCATTCAGAACTCCAACATCCCTCCGCAGACATCTGCAACTACACATGGGAGAAAAACGCTATAAATGCAGCACCTGTGGGAAAGCCTTTGCCTACAGATATGCCCTCACTCATCATCAGGAAATACACCTTGAAGGACAGCTCCATAAATGCTCTTTCTGTTGGAAAACCTTCCAAACCAATTATTCTCTCAGTAGACACAAGCGCATCCACATGGAAACGAGATCCTATCAGTGCTCAGTCTGTCAGAAAGTCTTTGGAACAAAATATTCCCTCCTTAGGCATGAGGACATGCATGTAAATGGCAGATCAGATAATTTGACTATTGGTGGGAAAGATCTTGTTGATGGCCCAAGCATGGCTAAAGGTCAGGCTAGTGCTATAGAAGACAATTCTAATAACTGGCCTGACAAGTCAACCTTCTCTAGGCATTGGGAAGACCATGAGGAAGAGAAAAGCTCCGAGTGTGTGGCCAGCCTTGCTTGTACTAAACACCAGAGCACCCTCTTAGAAGAAAATTCTGCTAAAGGGTTGGAATGTGAGAAAACATTCAGGGACGACTTGGTGCCTCTCAAAGATCCAGCTAGTCATGCAAATGAAGATGTTAATAAATGGTGTGAAAATTCAGTCTACTCAAGACATCGGAGAGTTGAAGTTGAAAAAAATCCCCCTGAGGCCTGTAGAAGTATGGACAGCTCAGACCTCACTGCACAGGCTCATTATATTAAAGGGTTAGATGGTGACACAATCTTCAGGGATGGCTCTGTGCTTGCTAAAGATCAAACTAGCCATGCAGAAGGAAATTTCAACCAATGGGCTGACAGTTTAACCAATTCTGGATGTCAAGAAGCCCCTATAGAAGAAAATCCTCCAGAGAGTTCTGAGAATGGGGGATCATTCATGGGTAGCTTACTACTTGCTGAAGATCAGAGCACCCACTTAGAAGAAAATCCCATTAAAGGGTTAGATGGTAAGAAATCTGTCGAGGACAGCTCAACCCACTCTAGTCATCCGGGAGTAGTCATGGGCAAAAAAAGGCATGGATGCTCTAACTGTGGGAAATGCTGCAGAGATGAAAATTCCCTCATTAGACATGAGAGAACCCACACCCCAGAGAGATCATATCAGTGCCAAACCTGTGAGAAAAGCTTCAGCAAATCCAAAAAGCTTGCAAGGCATCAGTTAACTCATACAGACCGTAGGCCTTATCCATGTCCTGAATGTGGGAAATGCTTCAAGGCAAAAGCATCCATTGATAAACATCTGAAGACCCACAAAGGAGAGAAGCCTTATTGCTGTTCTTACTGTGGCAAGAGAGTCACAACAAGCTCAATTCTTCATTCTCACCTGAGGATTCACACAGGAGAGAGACCGTATAAATGTACAGAATGCGATAAAGGTTATACGACAAAGTCATCCCTCAAAAAACATTTGGAGACCCATTTAAGAATGAATTCCACTGAGCCTGGCCCTGCAGATCAGCCAGATCAGGTTTTGTAG